In the Ilumatobacteraceae bacterium genome, one interval contains:
- a CDS encoding cyclic nucleotide-binding domain-containing protein encodes MASKAAQLEHLKSVPMFAGCSKRELQAILKAGDEIVMTAGTLIVDQGQMGREAFVLLDGDVTVRRNGRKVVTLGPGAVVGELSLLDHGPRTASVICDTDCTLFVLDQRHFQQVIEQHPQIAMKLLGTLAGHIRNLDRQSFG; translated from the coding sequence ATGGCGTCGAAGGCAGCTCAGCTCGAACATCTCAAGTCCGTCCCGATGTTCGCCGGGTGCTCCAAACGCGAACTCCAGGCGATCCTCAAGGCCGGTGACGAGATCGTGATGACCGCCGGGACGCTGATCGTCGATCAGGGCCAGATGGGTCGCGAGGCGTTCGTGCTGCTCGACGGCGACGTCACCGTCCGCCGGAACGGTCGCAAGGTCGTCACGCTCGGCCCTGGCGCCGTCGTCGGCGAACTCTCGCTGCTCGACCACGGACCGCGCACCGCCAGCGTCATCTGCGACACCGACTGCACCCTGTTCGTGCTCGACCAGCGGCACTTCCAGCAGGTGATCGAGCAGCACCCGCAGATCGCGATGAAGCTCCTCGGCACCCTCGCCGGCCACATCCGCAATCTCGATCGCCAGTCCTTCGGCTGA
- the gpmI gene encoding 2,3-bisphosphoglycerate-independent phosphoglycerate mutase: MTLELAKLPSFAGRPGPVLLVIADGVGVAPAGPSNAVTVAETPRLDALEGGELYTELAAHGPAVGLPSDDDMGNSEVGHNALGAGRVFAQGAKLVNRAIESGAIFETETWKQVVEHSRHGGTMHLLGLHSDGNVHSNVGHLYALLRRAADDGVTSVAVHILHDGRDVDVRSALRYVERTESVLAEINAAGERRNFRIASGGGRMKITMDRYGADWPMVERGYRCHTFGEGRPFASAADAVETMYREADESGAGTGDQNLAEFVVVDDAGNPVGTMRDGDAVVMFNFRGDRAIEISQAYDDDEFEHFDRSDGNGHRPDVYFAGMLEYDGDLHVPTNFLVDPPEIERTMSHYLCAEGVRSFAVSETQKFGHVTYFWNGNRSGYIDRSLEHYVEIPSDNVEFDETPAMKVREITAEVIDLLRSGEYRFGRLNFPSGDMVGHTGNLEATVEAMAVIDECVAELTTVIEELDGVLVFTADHGNADIMYTEQNGERSVKTSHTLSPVPFAIYDPNYDGEYHMAPVADAGLANVAATLLNLLGFEAPDDYRQSLIEF, encoded by the coding sequence ATGACGCTCGAACTCGCGAAGCTCCCGTCGTTCGCCGGCCGACCCGGACCGGTGCTGCTGGTCATCGCCGACGGCGTCGGCGTGGCTCCCGCCGGGCCCAGCAACGCCGTGACCGTCGCCGAGACACCGAGACTCGACGCGCTCGAAGGCGGCGAGCTCTACACCGAACTCGCCGCCCACGGCCCCGCCGTCGGGTTGCCGTCCGACGACGACATGGGCAACAGCGAGGTCGGTCACAACGCACTCGGTGCGGGCCGCGTGTTCGCCCAGGGCGCCAAGTTGGTCAATCGCGCCATCGAGTCGGGGGCGATCTTCGAGACCGAGACCTGGAAACAGGTCGTCGAACACTCGAGGCACGGCGGCACGATGCACCTGCTCGGGCTCCACTCCGACGGCAACGTGCACTCGAACGTCGGGCACCTGTACGCCCTGCTCCGCCGCGCCGCCGACGACGGTGTCACCAGCGTGGCGGTCCACATCCTCCACGACGGCCGCGACGTCGACGTCCGTTCGGCGCTCCGCTACGTCGAACGCACCGAGTCGGTGCTCGCCGAGATCAATGCCGCCGGCGAGAGACGCAACTTCCGGATCGCCTCGGGCGGCGGTCGGATGAAGATCACGATGGACCGCTACGGCGCCGACTGGCCGATGGTCGAGCGCGGCTACCGGTGCCACACGTTCGGTGAGGGACGGCCGTTCGCATCGGCCGCCGACGCGGTCGAGACCATGTACCGAGAGGCCGATGAGTCGGGTGCCGGCACCGGCGACCAGAACCTCGCCGAGTTCGTGGTCGTCGACGACGCCGGCAACCCGGTCGGCACGATGCGCGACGGCGACGCCGTGGTCATGTTCAACTTCCGCGGCGACCGGGCGATCGAGATCTCGCAGGCGTACGACGACGACGAGTTCGAGCACTTCGACCGTTCCGACGGCAACGGCCATCGCCCTGACGTGTACTTCGCCGGGATGCTCGAGTACGACGGCGACCTGCACGTCCCGACCAACTTCCTGGTCGATCCGCCCGAGATCGAGCGCACGATGAGCCACTACCTGTGTGCCGAGGGCGTACGGAGCTTCGCCGTGAGCGAGACCCAGAAGTTCGGTCACGTCACCTACTTCTGGAACGGCAATCGTTCGGGCTACATCGACCGATCGCTCGAGCACTACGTCGAGATCCCGAGCGACAACGTCGAGTTCGACGAGACCCCGGCGATGAAGGTGCGCGAGATCACCGCCGAGGTGATCGACCTGCTGCGATCCGGCGAGTACCGATTCGGACGCCTCAACTTCCCGAGCGGCGACATGGTCGGCCACACCGGCAACCTCGAGGCCACCGTCGAGGCGATGGCCGTGATCGACGAGTGCGTCGCCGAGCTCACGACCGTCATCGAGGAGCTCGACGGGGTCCTCGTGTTCACCGCCGACCACGGCAACGCCGACATCATGTACACCGAGCAGAACGGCGAACGCTCGGTCAAGACGTCGCACACGCTCAGCCCGGTGCCGTTCGCGATCTACGACCCGAACTACGACGGCGAGTACCACATGGCACCCGTCGCCGACGCCGGCCTCGCCAACGTCGCCGCCACGCTGCTGAACCTGCTCGGCTTCGAGGCGCCCGACGACTACCGCCAGAGCCTGATCGAGTTCTGA
- a CDS encoding antitoxin, protein MGLLNKRNIAKAKALAEKNKDKIASSVNKATDAIDKKTGGKHTDKLKKIDDAAKKFAGDDATAADTTNDATGNTGTNDATGTN, encoded by the coding sequence ATGGGACTGTTGAACAAGCGCAACATCGCGAAGGCCAAGGCGCTCGCGGAGAAGAACAAGGACAAGATCGCGTCCAGCGTCAACAAGGCGACCGACGCGATCGACAAGAAGACCGGCGGCAAGCACACCGACAAGCTGAAGAAGATCGACGACGCCGCCAAGAAGTTCGCCGGCGACGACGCGACGGCCGCCGACACGACGAACGACGCCACCGGCAACACCGGCACGAACGACGCCACCGGCACCAACTGA
- a CDS encoding GNAT family N-acetyltransferase codes for MQAYFRDAVGTDLPALGALLRGSSGADSGPDGSTNGSYRDALAEIDRTDGNYLLVAEYDRQIVAVLQLVAYRQLHERGGRTAQIVLLRVAEEYRTSGVTGMLVDHAVGRARDLGCRRVQVMSGTDRSDEHPFWERAGFVQLDRGYARPLD; via the coding sequence ATGCAGGCCTACTTCCGCGACGCGGTCGGAACGGATCTCCCGGCGCTCGGCGCGCTGCTCCGCGGATCGAGCGGCGCCGACAGCGGCCCGGACGGCTCGACCAACGGCTCGTACCGCGACGCACTCGCCGAGATCGACCGCACGGACGGCAACTACCTGCTCGTCGCCGAGTACGACCGTCAGATCGTGGCCGTCCTGCAACTCGTCGCCTACCGGCAACTCCACGAGCGCGGCGGACGCACCGCCCAGATCGTGCTCCTCCGGGTGGCGGAGGAGTACCGGACCAGCGGGGTGACCGGGATGTTGGTCGATCACGCCGTCGGCCGGGCCCGCGACCTCGGGTGCCGACGGGTCCAGGTGATGAGCGGGACCGACCGGAGCGACGAGCATCCGTTCTGGGAACGAGCCGGCTTCGTCCAGCTCGACCGCGGCTACGCCCGCCCGCTCGACTGA
- a CDS encoding cytidine deaminase — translation MAGDPTIEPELFAAARIVQDNAHVPYSRFPVGAALRTPSGSVFVGCNVENAAYPEGTCAEAGAIAAMVAAGERQIEALVTVCEGEALGTCCGGCRQKIREFATDGTMVHNAGPDGVRKSFSMAELLPDSFGPEHLSG, via the coding sequence ATGGCCGGAGATCCGACGATCGAACCCGAACTCTTCGCGGCAGCCCGCATCGTGCAGGACAACGCCCACGTGCCCTACTCGCGTTTCCCGGTCGGAGCGGCACTGCGGACCCCGTCGGGTTCGGTGTTCGTCGGGTGCAACGTCGAGAACGCCGCCTACCCGGAAGGAACGTGCGCCGAGGCCGGAGCGATCGCGGCGATGGTGGCCGCCGGCGAACGACAGATCGAGGCGCTCGTGACCGTGTGCGAGGGCGAGGCGCTCGGCACCTGCTGCGGTGGGTGCCGGCAGAAGATCCGCGAGTTCGCCACCGACGGCACGATGGTCCACAACGCCGGGCCGGACGGCGTGCGCAAATCGTTCTCGATGGCGGAACTGTTGCCCGACTCGTTCGGCCCCGAGCACCTCTCCGGCTGA
- a CDS encoding DUF6174 domain-containing protein, whose amino-acid sequence MTQLLSAHSVGASGNHAGTDDVQTLMRRSPISVILVSLLALAACGEADPTGGSPAAPNSIDPAPTDPTEPTITPTTPITTPITTPSTTPGETPRYDAERMRADLAAARERWTAQNWTSYRYTYTPSCYCDRQEVTVEAIDGHTVDSGGLDWARTIEQWFDEIDAAIGTAADIRVTYDATGAPTSLYIDVEETIADEEFGYELIALEQVTDSLDAFLDDDYGCGYGFAAANAGQTVSMVVGFVDIDWEQGPVAGAYDLADLDGAIHFGVDLMANWCDDVIEEGEPEPLVDETWNIVSGTLEVSPTDNRLATGTFTDVVAVDADGHEHLLGDVEIANGMWGFFAG is encoded by the coding sequence ATGACTCAACTTCTGTCGGCGCATTCTGTCGGCGCATCCGGGAACCACGCCGGGACCGACGACGTCCAAACCCTCATGCGCCGTTCGCCGATCTCCGTCATCCTGGTGTCGCTCCTCGCACTCGCCGCCTGCGGCGAGGCCGACCCGACCGGTGGGTCGCCGGCCGCGCCGAACTCGATCGACCCGGCACCGACCGACCCGACCGAGCCCACCATCACGCCCACCACACCCATCACGACGCCCATCACCACGCCCAGCACGACGCCCGGGGAGACCCCGAGGTACGACGCCGAACGGATGCGCGCCGACCTCGCCGCCGCCCGCGAACGCTGGACGGCGCAGAACTGGACCTCGTACCGGTACACGTACACGCCGAGCTGCTACTGCGACCGACAGGAGGTGACCGTCGAGGCCATCGACGGCCACACGGTCGACTCGGGCGGACTCGACTGGGCACGCACGATCGAGCAGTGGTTCGACGAGATCGACGCGGCGATCGGCACCGCGGCCGACATCCGGGTCACCTACGACGCGACCGGGGCGCCCACGTCGCTCTACATCGACGTCGAGGAGACGATCGCCGACGAGGAGTTCGGCTACGAACTCATCGCCCTCGAGCAGGTCACGGACAGCCTCGACGCCTTCCTCGACGACGACTACGGGTGCGGCTACGGATTCGCGGCGGCGAACGCCGGCCAGACCGTGTCGATGGTGGTCGGCTTCGTCGACATCGACTGGGAACAGGGTCCCGTCGCCGGCGCGTACGACCTGGCCGATCTCGACGGCGCCATCCACTTCGGCGTCGACCTGATGGCCAACTGGTGCGACGACGTCATCGAGGAGGGCGAGCCCGAGCCCCTGGTCGACGAGACCTGGAACATCGTGAGCGGCACGCTCGAGGTCTCCCCGACCGACAACCGGCTCGCGACGGGCACGTTCACCGATGTCGTCGCCGTCGACGCCGACGGCCACGAACACCTCCTCGGCGACGTCGAGATCGCCAACGGCATGTGGGGCTTCTTCGCCGGCTGA
- the dnaK gene encoding molecular chaperone DnaK, which translates to MPKAVGIDLGTTNSVVAVLEAGEPVVIPNAEGGRTTPSVVAFSKAGEVLVGEVAKRQAITNPDRTFRSIKRHMGESWKSDDVDGKTYTPQEISARTLMKLKRDAESYLGDTVTQAVITVPAYFDDAQRTATKEAGTIAGLEVLRIINEPTAAALAYGLDKGAEDETVLVFDLGGGTFDVSVLEIGDGVFEVKSTHGDTSLGGDDWDQRIIDWLVQQFKSAQGVDLSNDRMAMQRLKEAAEKAKIELSQTQSTQINLPFITANADGPLHLDESLTRSKFQEMTSDLMERCRIPFEQALKDAGVEKGDLHHVILVGGSTRMPAVTELVQSMTDKEPNKTVNPDEVVAVGAAVQAGVLRGDVKDVLLLDVTPLSLGIETKGGVMTKLIERNTTIPTKRTEVFTTAEDMQPSVEIHVIQGEREMASYNKTLGKFQLVDLPPAPRGVPQIEVTFDIDANGIVHVAAKDRATNKEQSMTITGQSTLDKDSIDQMVKDAEAHAEEDKARREEAEIRNNADSLVYQTEKVLKDQGENVPDDEKAAVEGPLSELKEALGGNDTAAIKEATEKLMSASQEFSQKLYEAAARDANATGTSASGQGDAAGSAGDDDIVDAEIVDEGESEES; encoded by the coding sequence ATGCCCAAGGCAGTCGGTATCGACCTCGGTACCACCAACTCCGTCGTCGCCGTGCTCGAAGCCGGCGAACCCGTCGTCATCCCCAACGCCGAGGGCGGCCGCACCACGCCGTCCGTCGTCGCGTTCTCGAAGGCCGGCGAGGTGCTGGTCGGCGAGGTCGCGAAGCGTCAGGCGATCACCAACCCCGATCGCACGTTCCGTTCGATCAAGCGCCACATGGGTGAGTCGTGGAAGTCCGACGACGTCGACGGCAAGACCTACACCCCCCAGGAGATCAGCGCTCGTACGCTCATGAAGCTCAAGCGCGACGCCGAGTCGTACCTGGGCGACACCGTCACGCAGGCCGTCATCACGGTCCCCGCGTACTTCGACGACGCCCAGCGCACCGCCACCAAGGAGGCCGGCACGATCGCCGGCCTCGAGGTGCTCCGGATCATCAACGAGCCCACCGCAGCCGCGCTCGCGTACGGGCTCGACAAGGGCGCCGAAGACGAGACCGTGCTCGTGTTCGACCTCGGCGGCGGCACGTTCGACGTGTCCGTGCTCGAGATCGGCGACGGCGTGTTCGAGGTCAAGTCGACCCACGGTGACACGAGCCTCGGCGGTGACGACTGGGACCAGCGCATCATCGACTGGCTCGTCCAGCAGTTCAAGAGCGCCCAGGGCGTCGATCTGTCCAACGACCGCATGGCGATGCAGCGCCTCAAGGAGGCCGCCGAGAAGGCCAAGATCGAGCTGAGCCAGACCCAGTCGACGCAGATCAACCTGCCGTTCATCACGGCCAACGCCGATGGGCCGCTCCACCTCGACGAGTCGCTCACGCGCTCGAAGTTCCAGGAGATGACCAGCGACCTCATGGAGCGCTGCCGGATCCCGTTCGAGCAAGCGCTCAAGGACGCCGGCGTCGAGAAGGGCGACCTGCACCACGTGATCCTCGTCGGCGGCTCCACCCGGATGCCCGCCGTCACCGAGTTGGTGCAGTCGATGACCGACAAGGAGCCCAACAAGACGGTCAACCCCGACGAGGTCGTCGCGGTCGGCGCCGCGGTCCAGGCCGGTGTGCTGCGCGGCGACGTCAAGGACGTCCTGCTGCTCGACGTGACTCCGCTCAGCCTCGGCATCGAGACCAAGGGTGGCGTCATGACCAAGTTGATCGAACGCAACACGACGATCCCGACCAAGCGCACCGAGGTGTTCACCACCGCCGAAGACATGCAGCCGTCGGTCGAGATCCACGTCATCCAGGGTGAGCGCGAGATGGCGAGCTACAACAAGACGCTCGGCAAGTTCCAGCTCGTCGATCTGCCGCCCGCCCCCCGCGGCGTGCCCCAGATCGAGGTCACGTTCGACATCGACGCCAACGGCATCGTGCACGTCGCGGCCAAGGACCGGGCCACCAACAAGGAGCAGTCGATGACCATCACCGGTCAGTCGACCCTCGACAAGGACTCCATCGATCAGATGGTCAAAGATGCCGAGGCCCACGCCGAAGAGGACAAGGCGCGGCGTGAAGAGGCCGAGATCCGCAACAACGCCGACTCGCTCGTCTACCAGACCGAGAAGGTGCTCAAGGATCAGGGCGAGAACGTGCCCGACGACGAGAAGGCGGCCGTCGAGGGCCCGCTGAGCGAGCTCAAGGAGGCGCTCGGCGGCAACGACACCGCGGCGATCAAGGAGGCCACGGAGAAGCTCATGTCGGCGAGCCAGGAGTTCAGCCAGAAGCTGTACGAGGCGGCAGCGCGTGATGCGAACGCCACCGGCACCTCGGCCAGCGGCCAGGGCGACGCTGCCGGGTCGGCCGGCGACGACGACATCGTCGACGCCGAGATCGTCGACGAGGGCGAGAGCGAGGAATCGTGA
- a CDS encoding nucleotide exchange factor GrpE, which yields MSDVPGAVPGDDERGSEVDDYTGQVPRVDPDDAVTDDEGAQPSGFGDGDVADVDDDDVDGEFDALVGDLDLDGSAAEIDIAAVVAERDQYKDAAMRLQADFENFRKRSANQAAGDVDRATGRLAEAFLPVLDAAEAAYLQHPDEVGPLLNVLLGELKKHGLEALDLETKPFDPEVAEAVAHEPGDGGDVVVAEVLRSGYTWKGRTLRPAMVRTKD from the coding sequence GTGAGCGACGTCCCGGGCGCCGTGCCCGGTGACGACGAGCGCGGCAGCGAAGTCGACGACTACACGGGCCAGGTCCCGCGGGTCGACCCCGACGACGCCGTCACCGACGACGAGGGCGCACAGCCGTCCGGTTTCGGTGACGGCGACGTCGCCGACGTCGACGACGATGACGTCGACGGCGAGTTCGACGCGCTGGTCGGTGACCTCGATCTCGACGGTTCGGCCGCGGAGATCGACATCGCGGCGGTGGTCGCCGAGCGCGACCAGTACAAAGACGCCGCGATGCGGTTGCAGGCCGACTTCGAGAACTTCCGCAAACGGAGCGCCAATCAGGCCGCCGGCGACGTCGACCGGGCGACCGGGCGGCTGGCCGAAGCGTTCCTGCCGGTGCTCGACGCCGCCGAGGCCGCCTACCTGCAGCATCCCGACGAGGTCGGACCGCTCCTCAACGTGCTGCTGGGTGAGCTCAAGAAGCACGGTCTCGAGGCACTCGATCTCGAGACCAAGCCGTTCGACCCCGAGGTGGCCGAAGCGGTCGCCCACGAACCCGGTGACGGCGGCGACGTCGTCGTGGCCGAGGTGCTCCGCAGCGGCTACACGTGGAAGGGCAGGACGCTCCGCCCCGCCATGGTCAGAACGAAGGACTGA
- the dnaJ gene encoding molecular chaperone DnaJ: MSAQREWFEKDYYQVLGIAADASAKEITKAYRKLARELHPDQNPGDAAAEERFKAVSSAYDVLGDPAKRAEYDEVRRLGPMAGGRPGGGPGGFSFNVGDMQGGDIGDLLGNMFGRGARQPGHRAAAPQRGADLTAQLTLDFADAATGLTTTLHLTSDAQCSTCDGSGAKPGTQPSRCGVCGGRGVLDDNQGMFSFSTPCRNCQGTGSVITDPCPTCRGSGVERRPREVKVRIPAGVKDGQTIRLGGRGAPGRNGGPAGDLLVEVAVQAHERFGRSGDNLTVHVPVTFPEAALGAEIDVPTLDGPTVKLRIKPGTQSGSRHRVKGRGITTQSKRSGTSTGDLIVTIDVMVPTELTDAEREAIEQLAAAATVETRNVTS, translated from the coding sequence ATGAGCGCACAGCGCGAATGGTTCGAGAAGGACTACTACCAAGTGCTCGGCATCGCCGCCGACGCGTCGGCGAAGGAGATCACCAAGGCGTACCGCAAGCTCGCCCGTGAACTCCACCCCGACCAGAATCCCGGCGACGCCGCCGCCGAAGAACGCTTCAAGGCGGTGTCGTCCGCCTACGACGTCCTCGGCGACCCGGCCAAACGGGCCGAGTACGACGAGGTCCGACGGCTCGGTCCGATGGCCGGCGGTCGGCCGGGCGGCGGCCCCGGCGGTTTCTCGTTCAACGTCGGCGACATGCAGGGCGGCGACATCGGCGACCTGCTGGGCAACATGTTCGGGCGCGGGGCACGCCAGCCGGGTCACCGGGCGGCCGCACCGCAGCGCGGCGCCGACCTGACGGCGCAACTCACCCTCGACTTCGCCGATGCGGCGACGGGTCTCACGACCACGTTGCACCTCACCAGCGACGCGCAGTGCTCGACCTGCGACGGGTCGGGCGCCAAGCCGGGCACACAGCCGTCCCGATGCGGGGTGTGCGGCGGCCGTGGTGTGCTCGACGACAACCAGGGCATGTTCTCGTTCTCCACGCCGTGTCGCAACTGCCAGGGCACCGGATCGGTGATCACCGATCCGTGTCCGACCTGTCGCGGCAGCGGTGTCGAACGTCGCCCCCGTGAGGTCAAGGTCCGGATCCCCGCCGGGGTCAAGGACGGGCAGACCATCCGTCTCGGCGGACGCGGCGCGCCCGGACGGAACGGGGGCCCCGCCGGCGACCTCCTCGTCGAGGTCGCGGTCCAGGCGCACGAGCGTTTCGGCCGATCCGGCGACAACCTCACGGTGCACGTGCCGGTCACCTTCCCCGAGGCCGCCCTCGGCGCGGAGATCGATGTGCCGACGCTCGACGGCCCCACCGTCAAACTCCGCATCAAGCCCGGCACCCAGAGCGGCTCGCGGCATCGGGTGAAGGGCAGGGGCATCACCACGCAGTCCAAACGCTCCGGCACCTCGACCGGCGACCTCATCGTCACCATCGACGTCATGGTGCCCACCGAACTCACCGACGCCGAACGCGAGGCGATCGAGCAACTCGCCGCCGCGGCTACGGTGGAGACGAGGAACGTAACATCATGA
- a CDS encoding MerR family transcriptional regulator, translated as MSPRSRTHAVYVISVAAELAGMHPQTLRIYERRGLVQPARTQGGNRRYSDADIERLQRISDLAEQGMNLEGIRRVMELEYENSRLRAELAEAKAAATSARSEAERRQRRDLVPLRQAIAVFGERPGFLDD; from the coding sequence ATGAGCCCACGGTCACGAACCCACGCGGTCTACGTCATCTCGGTCGCTGCCGAGCTGGCCGGCATGCACCCGCAGACGTTGCGCATCTACGAGCGGCGTGGCCTCGTGCAGCCGGCACGCACGCAGGGCGGCAACCGACGCTACAGCGACGCCGACATCGAGCGCCTCCAACGGATCTCCGATCTGGCCGAACAGGGGATGAACCTCGAAGGCATCCGGCGCGTCATGGAACTCGAGTACGAGAACAGCCGGCTCCGTGCCGAACTCGCCGAGGCCAAGGCCGCCGCGACGAGCGCGCGTTCCGAAGCCGAACGTCGGCAGCGTCGAGATCTCGTGCCGCTGCGACAGGCGATCGCCGTGTTCGGCGAGCGCCCCGGGTTCCTCGACGATTGA